The following are encoded together in the Thunnus albacares chromosome 7, fThuAlb1.1, whole genome shotgun sequence genome:
- the asb13b gene encoding ankyrin repeat and SOCS box protein 13 has protein sequence MEITRTRPSLYGDIAHGLGFWTDRSAVHEAAAQGRALQLQQLIEGGAAVNIVAVDSITPLHEACIQGQTQCVRLLLDAGAQVDARNIDGSTPLCDACAAGSLDCVKLLLEYGATVNPPLFTFSPLHEACMGGNSDCVQLMIDQGAFMEAHDCHYGTPLHVACARQYYDCAKVLLNAGANVNAAKLHETALHHAAKTRNIDLIELLVEFGGNVYARDNLNKKPIHYTSLGSSSYLCLKFYEDTPLSLQQVSRVALRRALGTRALEVVSKLGLPNRIIGFLSYIPPPVIEI, from the exons ATGGAGATCACACGGACCAGACCGTCCTTGTATGGAGACATCG CTCATGGTCTTGGGTTCTGGACGGACCGATCAGCTGTGCATGAGGCGGCTGCACAGGGGAGGGcccttcagctgcagcagctgatcGAAGGTGGAGCAGCAGTTAACATCGTTGCTGTCGACTCCATCACTCCGCTGCATGAGGCGTGCATACAGGGACAAACCCAGTGCGTCAGACTGCTGCTGGATGCTGGTGCACAG GTGGATGCTCGTAACATTGACGGCAGCACTCCGCTGTGTGATGCCTGTGCAGCCGGGAGCCTAGACTGTgtgaagctgctgctggagtACGGAGCAACAGTCAATCCTCCGCTGTTTACCTTCTCACCTCTTCATGAGGCTTGCATGGGAG GTAATTCAGACTGTGTCCAGCTCATGATCGATCAAGGAGCTTTCATGGAAGCCCATGACTGCCACTATGGAACACCGCTCCATGTCGCCTGTGCCAGGCAATATTATGACTGCGCCAAAGTTCTCCTCAATGCAG GGGCAAATGTAAATGCTGCCAAGCTACATGAAACGGCACTTCATCATGCAGCCAAAACAAGAAACATTGACTTGATTGAGCTGCTTGTGGAGTTTGGGGGGAACGTGTATGCCAGAGATAATCTGAACAAAAAACCTATCCACTACACCAGTCTAGGATCATCGTCTTATCTCTGCCTTAAATTCTATGAGG ATACCCCCCTCAGTCTGCAGCAGGTCAGCAGAGTGGCATTGAGGAGGGCTCTCGGCACAAGAGCACTCGAAGTTGTTTCCAAGCTGGGTTTGCCCAACCGCATCATAGGTTTTCTTTCTTACATACCACCTCCAGTTATTGAAATTTAA